One Phalacrocorax aristotelis chromosome 14, bGulAri2.1, whole genome shotgun sequence DNA window includes the following coding sequences:
- the LOC142064626 gene encoding uncharacterized protein LOC142064626: MGKKTNLVGCTCAMTVQAYGNDTVEERGGAPRKCFKLLFPDVSDYTLWSRTALLKESSLWTPGPHGAGQPAPQSRPRWSASPGCAGVGVAGPGLAGPGRAAPDRLSPLPSGEARARPSAGREGGRRKRTTFSKAQLELLVRAFEKEPYPGIALREQLAGLTDIPESRIQVWFQNRRARQLNHKKSEAAAYPKPACGKQKPPRCGGGCQDRAPGAALGLGPDPSLLRPQPGLPGGHQSFSGQPYSRLDTHFRSLDNTFAGPGQTPAHFGLDCVGRGVPLGAGSVGSPPQLSLPAQQVQEYLKKPFPESYYSDADVFQSCREDHQYLAAKENVYRRPVMNYVNANQGLGDENSLYIKSNTSPFGKGSAFSYGEGEYKLELEQMRHSPPLVAASHTALPLVLPKHEGGYQGTLAAPAPSYGQQLLETVSGYDPHWLGGRNEMLGTGLDSLFEQNGEQGGPKSYLFAFGGQSSTCHLGHV; this comes from the exons atggggaagaaaacaaatcttgtGGGATGTACCTGTGCTATGACAGTCCAGGCTTATGGGAATGATACGGtagaggaaaggggaggagCACCGAGAAAATGCTTCAAGCTGTTGTTTCCAGATGTTTCGGACTACACGCTGTGGTCACGGACAGCGCTGCTGAAGGAATCCAGTCTCTGGA cccccggcccgcATGGAGCTGGCCAGCCGGCCCCCCAGTCCCGGCCCCGCTGGTCAGCCTCCCCGGGGtgcgccggggtgggggtggctgggccGGGTttggctgggccgggccgggcagcCCCTGACcgcctctctcctctcccctcaggCGAGGCCCGCGCGCGCCCCAGCGCCGGGCGGGAGGGCGGCCGCAGGAAACGCACCACGTtcagcaaagcccagctggagctgctggtccGCGCCTTCGAGAAGGAGCCGTACCCCGGCATCGCCCTGCGGGAGCAGCTCGCCGGCCTCACCGACATCCCCGAGTCCAGGATCCAG GTCTGGTTCCAGAACAGGAGGGCCCGGCAGCTGAACCACAAGAAGAGCGAAGCCGCCGCTTACCCCAAGCCGGCCTGTGGCAAGCAAAAGCCGCCCCGCTGCGGCGGTGGCTGCCAGGACAGGGCCCCGGGGGCGGCGCTGGGTCTCGGGCCGGACCCCAGCCTCCTCCGTCCCCAGCCCGGCCTACCGGGAGGGCACCAGAGCTTCTCGGGGCAGCCGTACTCGAGGCTCGATACTCATTTCAGGAGCCTGGATAACACTTTTGCGGGGCCGGGTCAGACCCCGGCTCATTTCGGTCTGGACTGCGTGGGAAGAGGGGTGCCGCTGGGGGCGGGAAGCGTGGGGAGCCCCCCtcagctctccctccctgcGCAGCAGGTGCAGGAATACCTGAAGAAACCCTTCCCTGAAAGCTACTACTCCGACGCAGACGTGTTCCAGTCTTGTAGAGAAGATCACCAGTACTTGGCAGCTAAAGAGAACGTGTATAGGAGGCCTGTCATGAACTATGTGAATGCTAACCAGGGCCTGGGCGATGAGAACTCTTTGTATATCAAGTCAAACACTTCTCCCTTTGGGAAGGGCTCCGCTTTCAGTTATGGTGAAGGGGAATATAAGCTTGAGCTCGAGCAGATGAGGCACAGCCCGCCCCTGGTTGCGGCTAGTCACACCGCTCTGCCTTTGGTACTCCCAAAACACGAAGGGGGGTATCAGGGGACACTCGCCGCTCCAGCCCCCTCGtatgggcagcagctgctggagacagTAAGTGGCTATGACCCTCACTGGCTGGGCGGAAGAAACGAAATGTTGGGAACGGGCTTAGATTCCTTGTTTGAGCAAAACGGGGAGCAAGGTGGGCCAAAAAGTTACCTTTTTGCTTTTGGCGGCCAGAGTTCAACCTGTCATTTGGGTCACGTGTGA